Proteins encoded together in one Lathyrus oleraceus cultivar Zhongwan6 chromosome 5, CAAS_Psat_ZW6_1.0, whole genome shotgun sequence window:
- the LOC127079879 gene encoding photosystem I reaction center subunit N, chloroplastic isoform X1, translating into MAAMNSSVLACSYVKSGSDLNAKLISMPSVASPVGVSGSKLPSIKAQQARTPKANPSDGRRNALALLAATLFTTAVSASDSSANASVFDAYLEKSKANKELNDKKRLATSGANFARAYTVQFGTCKFPENFTGCQDLAKQKKVPFISEDLELECEGKDKFKCGSNVFWKW; encoded by the exons ATGGCTGCAATGAACTCAAGTGTATTGGCTTGTAGCTATGTCAAGTCTGGTTCTGACCTCAACGCAAAGCTCATCTCCATGCCCTCTGTTGCATCGCCAGTCGGAGTCTCAGGCTCCAAATTGCCATCCATCAAGGCCCAGCAAGCCAGAACCCCCAAAGCCAACCCATCAGATGGAAGAAGAAATGCCCTTGCCTTATTAGCAGCTACTCTTTTTACCACTGCTGTTTCTGCCTCCGACTCTTCTGCTAATGCTAGTGTATTTGATGCATACCTCGAAAAGAGCAAGGCCAACAAG GAATTGAACGACAAGAAAAGGTTAGCTACTAGTGGAGCAAACTTTGCAAGAGCATATACAGTGCAATTTGGTACATGCAAGTTCCCCGAGAATTTCACTGGTTGCCAAGATCTTGCGAAACAGAAG AAAGTACCATTCATTTCTGAAGATTTGGAACTTGAATGCGAAGGAAAAGACAAATTCAAGTGTGGTTCTAATGTTTTCtggaaatggtga
- the LOC127079879 gene encoding photosystem I reaction center subunit N, chloroplastic isoform X2: MAAMNSSVLACSYVKSGSDLNAKLISMPSVASPVGVSGSKLPSIKAQQARTPKANPSDGRRNALALLAATLFTTAVSASDSSANASVFDAYLEKSKANKELNDKKRLATSGANFARAYTVQFGTCKFPENFTGCQDLAKQKYHSFLKIWNLNAKEKTNSSVVLMFSGNGEK; this comes from the exons ATGGCTGCAATGAACTCAAGTGTATTGGCTTGTAGCTATGTCAAGTCTGGTTCTGACCTCAACGCAAAGCTCATCTCCATGCCCTCTGTTGCATCGCCAGTCGGAGTCTCAGGCTCCAAATTGCCATCCATCAAGGCCCAGCAAGCCAGAACCCCCAAAGCCAACCCATCAGATGGAAGAAGAAATGCCCTTGCCTTATTAGCAGCTACTCTTTTTACCACTGCTGTTTCTGCCTCCGACTCTTCTGCTAATGCTAGTGTATTTGATGCATACCTCGAAAAGAGCAAGGCCAACAAG GAATTGAACGACAAGAAAAGGTTAGCTACTAGTGGAGCAAACTTTGCAAGAGCATATACAGTGCAATTTGGTACATGCAAGTTCCCCGAGAATTTCACTGGTTGCCAAGATCTTGCGAAACAGAAG TACCATTCATTTCTGAAGATTTGGAACTTGAATGCGAAGGAAAAGACAAATTCAAGTGTGGTTCTAATGTTTTCtggaaatggtgaaaaatga
- the LOC127079406 gene encoding uncharacterized protein LOC127079406, with product MTTDASISSIKLMNQDLVKLDRFDGTNYTRWQDKTTFLLIALKIQYVLDPDLEAIPEPTENDIDEVKKERKKRKEDKLFCRGHILNTLSDRLYDLYTNTASAKEIWNALEFKFKVEEEGTKKFLTSKYFDFKMLDSKPILAQVHELQVLVNKIKVVKIDIPEAFQVGGIIAKLSPSWKGYRKKLLHSSEDFFLEKLHKHLRIEEETKDREKTESAGFA from the coding sequence ATGACCACTGACGCTTCTATTTCAAGCATCAAACTGATGAACCAGGACCTTGTTAAGTTAGATCGTTTCGATGGAACAAACTATACCCGCTGGCAAGACAAAACGACATTTCTCCTGATCGCCCTGAAAATTCAATATGTCTTGGATCCTGATCTGGAGGCAATTCCAGAACCAACTGAGAATGACATTGATGAAGTAAAAAAGGAGAGAAAGAAACGAAAAGAAGATAAATTGTTTTGTCGTGGACACATCTTGAACACATTATCTGATCGTCTCTATGATCTCTACACCAATACTGCATCCGCAAAGGAAATCTGGAATGCACTCGAATTCAAATTCAAGGTCGAAGAAGAAGGTACGAAAAAGTTTTTAACATCTAAATACTTTGATTTTAAGATGTTGGATTCCAAGCCGATTCTTGCACAAGTACACGAGTTACAGGTTCTCGTGAATAAAATAAAAGTCGTGAAAATTGACATTCCTGAAGCATTCCAAGTCGGTGGAATAATAGCAAAATTGTCACCTTCGTGGAAAGGATACAGAAAGAAATTGTTGCATAGTTCCGAGGACTTTTTTTTGGAGAAACTTCATAAACACCTTCGTATCGAGGAGGAAACGAAGGATCGAGAAAAAACTGAGTCTGCTGGATTTGCTTAA